One region of Qipengyuania gaetbuli genomic DNA includes:
- a CDS encoding SIMPL domain-containing protein yields MSRITVTAAAIAAIAAASPALGAEIQIAATGPVVELNVAEVVRTAPDVAQVGAGVTTRAATAQEAVRLNAQQMERLIDKLRSLGIARKDIQTSNFNLNAQYQYNNDGRQPTFVGYDVTNQLNVKLRDLKRAGEVLDALVGAGANNIYGPNFMLEDDKEAKQAARKAAFASGRAMAEEYARMSGYSGVRLLEVSESYQSYGPMMRGEGAIAVTSVSADATTQIEPGEVGTGVSVLVKYEMTR; encoded by the coding sequence ATGTCCCGCATTACCGTTACCGCTGCCGCCATCGCCGCGATTGCCGCCGCTTCACCTGCCCTGGGTGCCGAGATCCAGATTGCCGCCACCGGTCCGGTAGTGGAACTCAATGTTGCCGAGGTGGTGCGGACGGCGCCCGATGTGGCGCAGGTCGGGGCAGGGGTGACCACGCGGGCCGCCACCGCGCAGGAAGCCGTGCGCCTCAACGCGCAGCAGATGGAGCGGCTGATCGACAAACTCCGTTCGCTCGGCATTGCGCGCAAGGACATCCAGACCTCGAACTTCAATTTGAACGCCCAATACCAGTACAACAACGATGGCCGCCAGCCGACCTTCGTCGGTTATGACGTGACCAACCAGCTCAATGTGAAGTTGCGCGACCTGAAGCGTGCAGGCGAAGTGCTCGACGCGCTGGTCGGCGCGGGCGCGAACAACATTTACGGCCCGAACTTTATGCTGGAGGACGACAAGGAAGCGAAGCAGGCCGCGCGCAAGGCGGCTTTCGCCAGCGGGCGCGCAATGGCTGAGGAATATGCTCGCATGAGCGGCTATTCCGGCGTGCGCCTGCTCGAAGTGTCGGAAAGCTACCAGAGCTATGGCCCGATGATGCGCGGCGAGGGCGCTATCGCGGTCACTTCCGTCTCGGCCGATGCGACGACCCAGATCGAGCCGGGCGAGGTCGGGACGGGCGTTTCGGTGCTGGTGAAATACGAGATGACCCGCTGA